From Lusitaniella coriacea LEGE 07157, a single genomic window includes:
- the psb34 gene encoding photosystem II assembly protein Psb34 yields MRTQQLDNGLFNNYATEPKMYSAEYPSPEQQERYKIQGAIAFLFISTLIFTSIAITGIS; encoded by the coding sequence ATGAGAACCCAACAACTCGACAACGGTTTATTCAATAACTACGCCACCGAACCGAAAATGTACTCGGCTGAGTATCCTTCCCCCGAACAACAAGAACGTTACAAAATTCAGGGCGCGATCGCGTTTCTCTTCATCAGCACCTTGATCTTCACCTCTATCGCGATTACTGGCATTAGTTAA